The following coding sequences lie in one Peribacillus frigoritolerans genomic window:
- a CDS encoding nucleoside hydrolase, protein MKPIIFDVDTGIDDAMAMAYALNSPELEVLGFTTCFGNVPVVESTRNTLAVLEKLNRRIPVFEGADQTLVRGRKKRYPKHVHGEDGLGNTLRFEPTINAAQGNAVDFIIDQVQSRPHEITIIAVGPLTNIALAIKKAPMTMSLVKDVVIMGGAVNVPGNVTPYAEANIISDPEAAHQVLTSGLPITLVGLDVTLQTYLLKSKLDDWRATGKESAEFLAEMTDYYMKAYENSHPGLGGCALHDPLAVGVAIDSSFVSAEWMNVKVVTEGEETGRTIGQKDGEPRIRVCTNVEGARFVKHFLERVI, encoded by the coding sequence TGAAACCGATCATATTTGATGTAGATACTGGGATTGATGATGCCATGGCGATGGCATATGCTTTAAATTCCCCTGAATTGGAAGTGCTCGGATTTACCACTTGCTTTGGTAACGTGCCCGTTGTTGAATCAACCCGCAATACGCTTGCCGTTTTGGAGAAATTAAATAGGCGCATTCCGGTTTTTGAAGGTGCTGACCAAACTTTGGTGCGCGGAAGGAAGAAGAGGTATCCCAAGCATGTACATGGGGAAGACGGGTTAGGAAATACCCTTCGGTTTGAACCAACCATCAATGCAGCACAAGGAAATGCAGTAGATTTCATTATCGATCAAGTGCAAAGCCGACCGCATGAAATCACGATTATTGCAGTTGGACCACTGACTAACATCGCATTGGCGATTAAAAAAGCCCCAATGACCATGTCCTTAGTAAAAGACGTCGTTATTATGGGCGGTGCCGTAAACGTACCAGGAAATGTAACCCCTTATGCTGAAGCGAACATAATATCAGATCCTGAAGCAGCACATCAGGTATTGACTTCAGGACTGCCAATCACCCTAGTGGGGCTTGATGTGACGCTGCAAACATATCTGCTGAAATCGAAGCTTGATGATTGGCGTGCCACTGGTAAGGAAAGCGCCGAATTTTTAGCGGAAATGACCGATTATTATATGAAAGCATATGAAAACTCTCATCCAGGTTTGGGCGGTTGCGCCCTTCATGATCCGCTTGCAGTCGGGGTAGCGATTGATTCAAGTTTTGTGAGTGCAGAATGGATGAACGTCAAGGTGGTGACCGAGGGTGAAGAAACAGGCAGGACAATCGGTCAAAAGGATGGCGAACCAAGAATCCGCGTCTGTACGAATGTGGAAGGTGCTCGGTTTGTGAAACATTTCTTGGAACGGGTTATATGA